AGCAGTACGGTGGTGCTGTGTTCCACCAAAGCGTCGAAGAGCAAGAAGCCCTTCCGGAGTACGGTTAAACATAACGCCCATTCGGTCCATCAGGTGGATGACGCCTGGTGCAGCATCACACATCGCTTTTACAGGCGGCTGGTTCGCAAGGAAGTCCCCGCCGTATACAGAGTCATCAAAGTGCTCCCACGTGGAGTCCCCTTCACCCATTGTATTTAATGCCCCGTTAATGCCCCCCTGTGCACAAACAGAGTGAGAACGTTTAACAGGTACTACTGAAAATAAATCTACTTTCATGCCGGCTTCAGCAGCTTTGATTGTAGCCATCAGGCCCGCCAAGCCACCACCGACAACGATGATTTTACCTTTGCTCATACAAAACACTCCTTCTCATAGTGCGTGTCCAAAATGGAGTCGTCTGAGCCTGCGGAGATCGGAGATCCGATAACATCCACACGCCGTAACCTGTCACTTTGAACAAGTATTTGCTATACGAATGCCAGGATGGATCGAATGCCAACGTATGTTAATAGTACGAATACGCCAAGAGTAACGTATGTGGAAATCTGCTGTGAACGAGGTGAAACGGTAATTCCCCACGTAATTGCAAACGACCATAGTCCGTTAGCAAAGTGGAACGTTGTTGCTGTAATACCAATGATGTAGGCAATCAATGCTACCGGGTTGGCTACAATATCTGCCATCATGTCAAAGTTAACTTCCTGCCCGAGTGCAGCAGCAATTCGAGTCTCCCAAACGTGCCAGGCTACGAAGATCAAAGTAATGACCCCTGTCGTACGCTGAAGACGGAACATCCAGTTACGGAAGTAGCTGTATGTACCGGTATTGTGTCTTGCCTGAAAGGCAATGTAAAGTCCGTAAATGGCATGGAATAAGATTGGAAGAAAAATAACAAAGATCTCCATTGCATAGCGCATTGGAAGCCCTTCCATAAAAGCTACTGCCTGGTTGTACGACTCTTCTCCCCGAACGGAGAAATAGTTTACCCCCAGGTGGACCAGTAAAAATATTCCAACAGGAATAACTCCTAATAAAGAATGCAGTTTGCGTAAGAAAAACTCTCGATTTTGTGACATCAGTTCTTTCCCCCTGTAAGTTTAATTGTTCAAAACAGGATCTACTACCCCAAAGCTGACCAACTAACGCCTCCTTCTTCCGTCTATACTTCCGACATTTTCTGCTAAAATGCAATGAAAATGCCATAACTATGAACATCTTGTGACAAAGTTATTGTACTCCCTTTTTTGACTCAACGTCAAGAAAGCGGATACAGACCTCATTTTAACAGAAAAGCGTTCAGAGGAACACAATCTTACTAATTTTCTGATATAAAAATTTGTGGAATTCCCGCCAACGTTTGATTTCAATAGCAAAAAAGCACGTTCTCAAAAAGAGAACATGCTTGATTACAATTTCGTGACACAAGATTAGTACTTTTCTGATATAGCTTTTAAATTATCCGATAATGATTCGCTCTGTCGGATACTTGAAATGTGTCTTTTGTTCCTGTCGACGGATGGAGAACAGGAAGGCAACTAATCCGACACGTCCGATAAACATGAGAATCATAAGCGTATTCTGGCTTGCCTGGGATAATTCCGATGTGATTCCCATGGACAAGCCGCACGTTCCGAAGGCTGAACTCACCTCAAAGATAATCGCCATGAGCTGCACTTCCTGCATGTCTTCAAAATGGGCGAGAAGAACAATGGACGAAAACAGTCCGACAACAAAAACAGAAAGGACGATGAATGCTTTCTGCCGGTCTTCGGGGTGGATTTCACGGCCGAATGCCTTAACATCCCTGCGCCCCATGGCAAAACTGCGGATCGTCAAAAACATAACCGCAAGTGTTGTCGTCCTGATTCCCCCGCCCACACTGGACGGACTGGCGCCGATGATCATCAGACCGGACAGGAGAAGAAGGCTGGCTAACCCCAACTCGGATATATCCATCGTTGCCAGCCCCCCGCTTCTTGCCGTTGTTGAATTAAACAGGGAGAAAAAGAACTGCTGATGCCAGGCAAGGCCATCATAAAACTCATTTCTCTCCAGAATCCAAAGCCCGAGAAATCCGATCACCAGTACAATGAAGTACGTAGACACAGAAATCTTCGTAAAGAGACTGAACCGAAAGTTATTGTCTTTACTCGTCAAGTATTCCTTCATTTCCATGAGTACAGGGAAACCGATCGCACCGAGAATGATCAGGAGTATATTAACAAGCTGGACAAAATAGTCATCCACAAACGGGATAAGAGACTGACCAGTTACATCAAAGCCTGCGTTTGTAAATGCCGAAAGTGCTCCAAAAGCACCCTGGTAATAAGCTTCAAGGGCTGTGTCGAAATAATTCAAATAATATGTACCTAAAATCAGTGTGCCAATAATTTCAATAGCAATGGCTACACCCAGAATCCCTCTCATCAATTTAACGAGTCCGCTGAAGGCAATTTGATTGTGGTCCACCATGATAAGCATGCGCTGGGATAACTGAATTTTTCGTCCGAAGATCATCCATACGAATGTTCCAATTGTCATGACACCGATCCCGCCAAGTTGTATCGCAAGTGCGAGGAACAGTATGCCCCACCCACTGTAGGTTTCGGAAACATTCACAACTGTCAGCCCTGTTACACTGACAGCACTTACGGATGTGAAAAGTGCTTCAGAATAGCTGACTGAAACACCCTGCTGTGATGAGATGGGTAAAAACAACAGGATGCTGAACACAAACATCGCTACAACGTATGAGGTTAATATAATTCTAAAAGGTGTTAATAATTTTGATAAACCGAGCTTCATTACATTGAACCTCCACTTTTAGTCGGGACTTAGTATACCACTATCTGGATGATCCCGCTATGGAATTTCATCATTCTGCGAGGTAAAAAAATCCGTGTAACCATTCGAAATTCTTATCCTGTTTTACCGGGACTATGATAAGATAAAAAGACAACATGCCTGTAACGAGGAGCAATGGTACTGGAGGAAGTCTACAACTATGGCTAGTAACGAAACAAAAGAACACATTAAGCAAGAAGAAAAAGAGCAGAGCCCGTTAACCACCGATCCGCAGTTCAGCTATGATCTTTTGCGTCATGCTTTACTGCCTGAGCTGCTTGGCAAAGAAGAAGAAGCTATTCTTTACTGGGCAGGCAAGTCGATTGCAAGGAAAGAGCCGCTCTCTTCCTTTGAGGAGATTCAGCGCTTCTTTTACAAAGCACAGTGGGGTGTCATAAAACGGATCAAGGAAAAGAAGCACGAAGCCTTATTTGAGCTTTCTGCTACGAGCCTTACCCGTGAACACGCACCCGTATCATTAGAATGCGGCTTTCTTGCCGAACAAATACAGCTTCAAAAAGGATTCATCACCGAGGCTGCCTATGAATTGAAAAAGAAAAAGCCCCTCGTTTTTGAAATCACTGTACGATGGGACCATAAAGATCCAGAACGAACCGATTCATAAACTGAAATGAAAAGGCTGTTTTCATATACATTGTTGCTGCACGCACTTTCTTTAGAGTACAGATAATGAAGATGCAGCATGCGTACCCTTCGCTTTCCGCGGTGGTGCAGTAAAAGCAACAATTCTTACGAAAACAGCCAATGTAAAAGAGGTGCCGGCAGACTTTCTGCCGGACACCTCTTATTTTTGTAATTGCGTCCTGTTACGCTCTTACTTCCACCCGTTCATCAAGCTCAAAGAACGTATGAAGAGATTCTACTGCTTTAACCATATACTTCTCTTCTATTACTGTAGATACTTTTATTTCGGAGGTAGACACCATTTCAACCGGTACTTCCTCTTTGGCAAGAACACGGAACATATCTGCTGCGACACCGGGATTTGAAATCATGCCTGAGCCCACAATGGATACTTTGGACAGCTGATCCACGTGGCGCACCTTTTGATATTGAAGTTTTGATTGAATAGTCTCCAGAACTTCGAGGGTTTCTTTTAATGCCTGTGTATGAATGGAGAAGGACACATTTACTTTCTGGTCCTCCGTAACCTGCTGAATAATAACATCTACATTAATACCTGACTCTGCAAGAGAGGTAAACAGGCTTGAAAGTGTATCCACCCTGTTTGGCATTCTTTCTACGGTGACCTTCGTCACAGCACTTTCAAATGCAAGGCCGCGTACGACTAAATTTTGTTCCATTGATGCTTCCTCCTCTACAACGGTTCCTTCCTGATCGATCATACTTGATCTTACAATCAGGGGAATTGAATAGTTTTTTGCAAACTCCACAGCTCTTGGGTGAAGAACCCCGGCCCCAAGGTTGGCCAGTTCGAGCATTTCATCGTATGAAATGCTTTGCAGCTGCCGGGCTTTCTTTACTACCCGGGGATCGGATGTGTATACGCCGGTAACATCTGTAAAGATTGAACAGCTCTCAGCTTTAAGAGCAGCCGCCAGGGCAACTGCCGTTGTATCTGAACCACCGCGGCCGAGTGTTGTAATTTCCCCTTCAGGTGTCATTCCCTGAAACCCGGCAACGATAACGACTTTTCCTTCTTTTAAATGACGTTCTAAATTCTCTGTTTTAATATCCGTAATCCGGGCGTTCTGGTGAACATCCTCTGTCCGGATTCCTGCCTGCCACCCTGTCAGGGATACAGCATCAATTCCCATTTCCTTAAGGGCCATAACCATTAGGGAAATCGTGACTTGTTCCCCCGTACTCATGAGCATGTCAAGTTCCCTTTTGTCAGGCTCTTCACTAAGCTGGTAGGCTAAGTCAACCAGGGCGTCTGTAGATTTCCCCATGGCTGACACAACAGTTACAACTTCGTGTCCTTCATCTTTCGCCCGTTTAACTTTTTCTGCAGCCCGCTTAATCTTAGCTGCATCTCCTACTGAAGTGCCTCCGAATTTCTGAACCAGTGTGGCCAATCAAAACGCCTCCTCCAATGAATTACCAGTGCATGGCTAGGTCAATACAAAAAGGTATAAAAAAGCAGCAGGAGGATCACAATCCCACTGCCGCATCGACTAAAATAATACACGTGTCGTCCGGTGAGATAGTTCTCCACACAACCTTCGTTGCATGACAGCTCTGTACTTATTCAGCACAGCTCCAGTGAAAAAGCATTTGAGTTGCTTTTTGCACTTCGGCGACCGTTCCTTTCCAGCTGTTTCACAGGGGCTCAACCCCCTCGGCAACTGTACTCTTCACGTCCGCTCCTCTACCAATCACTCTTTTGTTTGTATTTTGATGTTTACGAGTGTAACAGACATTTTCGTATTTGACAATGTAAAAATCTATTTTTCTTTTTCCGCCTCTAACTTTTCCTTCAGCTTTTCTGCCACAGCAGCGGGCACCCCTGCTCCACGGATTTCATCAACAGAGGCTTCTTTCAGACGCTTTACTGAACCAAAGTGCTTCAGCAGCGCCTTTTTTCTTTTTTCTCCAATGCCTTCTATGTCGTCAAGAATGGAGGTGAACATCGTCTTCTTTCTTACATTCCGGTGAAATGAAATCGCAAACCGGTGCACTTCATCCTGAATTCGCTGAAGAAGGTAAAATTCCTGACTCGTCTTTTTTAACGGCACCACCCGGGGCGGGTCACCAATCATAAGCTGGGAGGTCCGGTGTTTTTCATCTTTTACCAGTCCGCAGACAGGGATTGCCAGTCCCAGTTCATCCTCCAGTACCCCCTGGGCTGCAGAAATCTGTCCTTTTCCCCCGTCAATAACAATGAGATCAGGAAGGGGCTGCTCGTCTTTTAACAGACGGAAATACCTTCGCCTTACAACTTCACGCATGGAATCATAATCGTCCGGACCTTCCACTGATCTGATTTTATATTTACGGTAGCTTTTTTTATCCGGCTTTCCATCCAGAAACGAGACCATGGCCGAGACGGGATCAACCCCTTGAATATTTGAATTGTCAAAGGCTTCGATCCGGTGGGGCGTATCAATGTGGAGGGCTTTTCCCAGTTCCTCAACCGCCACGATCGTCTTCTTTTCATCTCGGTCGATGAGATCAAACTTCTCTTTCAGTGCGATGGACGCATTTTTCACAGCCAGCTTTACAAGCTCTTTTTTCTGCCCTTTTTTCGGCTTTAGCGCCTTCACGTCAAGAAACTCGCTTACCAGGGCTTCGTCTGCTTCTTCGGGCAGAAAAATCTCTTTGGGCTTTTTGTGCTGATCATCATCGTAGAACTGTCCAATAAATGTGTAAAAATCATCTTCCGGGTCCTGATACATGGGAAACATGGAAACATCGCGTTCAATCAGTTTCCCCTGACGCACAAAGAAGACCTGGATACACATCCAGCCTTTATCGTAAGCAAAGCCAAAGACATCACGGTCGACAAGATCCGTAAGTGCCATCTTCTGTTTTTCCATCACAGCCTCAATGTGCTGCACCTGATCACGAAGCTCTTTTGCACGTTCAAAATTCAGCTCTTCCGATGCTTCGTGCATTTTTTTGAATAGCTCGTCTTTGATTTCTTTATGGCCGCCATTCAGGAAACGGACAACCTGACTGACGATCTCTTTATTTTTCTCCTGACTAACCTCAAACTCACACGGGGCCATACACTGTCCAATGTGATAATACAAGCACACACGGTCAGGGAGAGTTCGGCACTTTCTGAGAGGATAAATGCGGTCGAGAAGTTTTTTTGTCTCGTTTGCAGCAAAAGCATTAGGGTAAGGACCGAAATACTTTGCCCCGTCTTTTTTCACCTTCCGTGTCGTTATCAGACGAGGGTGCTCCTCGTTTGTGACTTTCAAATAAGGGTAGTGCTTGTCATCTTTTAAAAGAACGTTGTATCTTGGTTCGTACTTTTTTATTAAGTTCTGCTCCAGAACAAGGGCTTCCACGTTTGAAGAGGTAACAATGTATTCAAAGTCCCTGATCTCACTCACAAGCCTCTGTGTTTTCATGTCGTGGGAACCTGAAAAGTAGGAGCGGACACGGTTTCTCAGTACTTTTGCTTTTCCGACATATATGATCGTTCCGTGTTTGTTTTTCATCAAATAACATCCGGGCTGGGCTGGAACGAGGGAGATTTTTTCTTTTAACGATTCCACGGCCGTGATCACACCCTTCAAATGTATGTTCGTATCTTTTACTATAGCACAGGGTTGAAACAGGAAAAAGGAAGAGATGTCGCAGTCTCAGGCACCCGTATTCAACCAAAGATTATTAAGACCGCGTTTATAGAACAAAAGCGCAAGCGTCTTAGTGACGAGCGATAAAGAAAACTTGGCTTTCGCCATGATGACGAAAGCCTTAGTTGCCCTTATGCTTTATTACAGATTGAAGCCGCTCTTTGGCTTAAGCTGATGGAATGAAATGACCTCGAACTCGCAGGCGCTGGAGCTGGAAGCGGAGGAGATTCATCATAAAGTAATCCACATATAGAAAGTTTAAACAATAAAAAAAAGCCGCCCGGTAACGGACAGCTTTCCCTTTACTGTTGCTTATGCGTGTTTGTTAAGAAGTTCAACAAGGGCTTCTTTCGGCTGGAAACCGACTACCTGATCCACTACTTCACCGTCTTTGAATACGAGTAAAGTCGGGATGCTCATAACGCCATATTTGCTTGCTGTTTCCTGGTTTTCGTCAACATCAAGCTTTACGATTTGTGCTTTGTCGCTCATTTCAGCGTCAAGTTCTTCAAGAACCGGAGCGATCATCTTACAAGGCCCGCACCACGGTGCCCAGAAGTCTGCTAATACTAAGCCTTGACTTGTTTCCTGACCAAAATTGCTATCTGTTACGTTTTTAATTGCCATTTTAAAAAACTCCTCCTCAACAGGACTATGATTTCTCCTGTTTAGTATATCATTTTTTCAATAAATGTTGCGAATGAACTGCTTTCTTCCATAAAACCATAGGAATTGTGACCATCCAGCTTTACGGATAATAGTATTTTAACGAATTCAGTAGACCGTTACAATGAATATGCTCAATCCAGTGCGGTAAGCTTCTCCACAGCCGGCTGGTACCCTTTTTCAGCACTGATTTTCAGTGCGATATAGGACAGCCACACACCATAAATAAACTTCGAAGAAATGTCGGCGATTGTATAAAGCAGATGCCTTGTCACTACGCCGTTGGGTGTAAACGAAAGTGCCGGCATCAGGTACGCAAATAAGTAAATGGTCCACGCTGCGACCTGGAAGTAAAACAGTCCTTTGACGAGCTTTTCAATGTGGGCCGGCACCTTTTGGCGATCCACAAAGTACACCCGGTAGAGAACGACCAAAAGAGGAACATAGGCAATGGAACCGAGTATGAACCACAGCCAGTATAAAAACGGGTTCGTCACCTCATACATCTGACCGATATAGCCTGTCAGCACCATCACTGCACTTGCTGTGACAAAAATCAGGGTATTTCTCATAAACGATTTTCCTTTGATCCCGAATACAAACATAGGCTGCGTCAAAAGAAGAGGAAGGGTGATAAACCAGTTAAAATAGCGAAAGCCATTTGAAAATGTCTGCTCCATTACATAAGCAGATCCCTGCCATGTGAAGGCATCATTCCATGATGAAAACTGCCTGAAAAGGTTCAGTGCTGCGGCTGCCATAATAAAGCATGACATAATCGTCGCCGTCCTGAGGCGGGGATGGATATCTTTTTGGGCGAAGGCAAAATAAACGAGGCCCGCCGCATGGGCTACGAACCCGAGAGTAAGAACGTGGGCAACAATATCATGCTGCATCGTCGAGTAATTAAAAAGGTTTTCATAATTAATTCCGGGGTGGTTTTGCAACGACATCGGCTGAATCTCCTTCAGTACGGCATTTTCCATAGTTTGCTAAATAAGGAGATGGTTTATGTAAAAGGACCGGGATTTCTTTTATTTTTTACAAGGGGAAGTTGGATTTGTGTTAAGGATGGAGGGGCGAATATTAATTATTGGTGGATTTGTGTTAAGAATTCCCCCCTGAATATTAAGAATTCCAGTCTCCCTCCAAATTTATATGGAAAAAACACATCCTCACCCTCAACTACGTCCTCCTCATAAAAAAAAGAACCCTGCCTGAGCGGCAAGGTCCTTCTCACATAAATCACTTACGATTTAACCAAAACGTTCTTAAACTCTTCCGTCAGCTTTGGAACGACGTCAAACAGGTCTCCGACAATTCCATAATCGGCAATGTTGAAGATCTCTGCTTCGGGATCTTTGTTGATTGCAACGATGACTTTAGAGTTGGACATACCCGCTACGTGCTGGATCGCACCGGAAATACCCACTGCAATGTAAAGATCCGGTGTTACGACCTTACCAGTCTGGCCGATTTGAAGGGCATAATCACAGTATTCAGCGTCACATGCACCACGGGAAGCACCGACTGCTGCACCGAGTACATTTGCCAGTTCATCAAGGAGCGTAAAGTTTTCAGAACCTTTCATACCGCGTCCGCCGGCTACGATCACACTTGCTTCAGAGAGATCCACACCGGAAGCTGTATTTTTAACCACATCTTTAATGATCGTACGCAAGTCTTTAATATCTACGTCAAGGGATGCAACATCACCAGAACGGGACTCGTCTTTTTCAAGCGCCGGGATGTTGTTCGGACGTACCGTTGCAAACACAATCCCTTCAGCCACTACTTTCTTCTCAAAAGCTTTACCTGAATAGATCGGGCGTGTGAAGATGAATTCTTCACCAGCTGTTTCTACACCTGTTGCATCAGATACCAGACCTGAGTTCAGGCGTGCTGCAAGTTTCGGTGCAAGGTCCCGGCCGATTGCTGTATGTCCCAGCACAATCCCTTCAGGACTTTCCTGATCAATAACTGCCTGAAGTGCCTGACTGTATCCGTCCGGCGTGTATCCGGCCAATTTGTCGCTATCAACGACAACAACACGGTCAGCACCGTATGCGATCAGTTCATTGCCTAAACTGCTTACATTCTCGCCTAAAAGAACACCTACTACTTCACCGCCTGCTGAAATTTCCTTTGCAGCGGCAACTGCTTCAAACGATACGTTACGAAATTCTCCGTCGCGGATTTCTCCTACTGCCAATACTTTTTTCGTCATCGTGTAATCCTCCTCTGTTTATATCACTTTAGCTTCGTTTTTAAGTAATGAAACCAGCTCTTTTACCTGATCGTCCACTTCACCTTCAAGAACTTTTCCTGCTTGTTTCTCAGGCGGAAGGTAGCGGTCTACTGTTTTTGTTTTGCCGGCAACATCGTCCTCATCAAGGTCGAAATCATCAGCTTCAAGTGTTTCAAGAGGCTTCTTTTTCGCTTTCATAATGCCTGGCAGGGATGGATAGCGGGGCTCGTTTAACCCTTGCTGCGCAGTAACCAGTACAGGAAGGCTTACTTCCACAATTTCCTGGTCACCCTCTACATCACGCTCAATCGTTGCTTTACCGTCAGCAATGTCGATCTTTACGATGGATGTTACGTGAACGATTCCAAGCTTTTCAGCCAGGCGCGGTCCTACCTGCCCGGAACCACCGTCAACCGCGATGTTTCCGCCTAAAATGATGTCCACATCTTTGTCTTCGAAGTAAGCAGCAAGAAGAGCCTGCGTAGTGTAAGGATCTTGGTTTTCCACTTCTTCGTTATCAATCAGTACCGCTTTATCAGCACCCATGGCAAGTCCGGTACGAAGCTGTTTCTCTGCTTCTTCCTCACCGACTGTAACAAGTGTTACTTCCCCGCCGTGCTCGTCACGGAGTTGAATCGCCTCTTCAATTGCATACTCATCGTATGGGTTAATGATAAACTCGGCACCGTCTTCTACGATCTCTCCGTTTGAGATCTGGATTTTTTCCTCAGTGTCAAACGTACGCTTTAAAATGACATAAATATTCATTCTGTTCCCTCCCAGATTATCAGTTCTGTTTATTGGCTTTGAACGGTTTCATAAATTGCTGCTATTCTTTTAAAGATAAAGCTCTGTGCCCGCTGTTAACGGTCGTTAAATACTGGTTTCCGCTTATTTAAAAATGCATCGATTCCTTCTTTGGCGTCTTCGGTTTGAGAAACATCACCAAAGCGCTTCGCTTCCTGACTTGCACCATCTGCTTCTGAATGACCAGCCAGTCGGATCAGTTCCAGCGCATAACGGACAGCAACAGCACCTTTTGAAGCGATTTTGGCAGCCAGTGCTTTCGTTTCTTCAAGGACGGATTCGTCGTCAAATGAAGCATCGGCAAGCCCGAGAGCTACTGCTTCTTTACCCGTTACAGGATCGGAAGTAAGAAGCATCTGTGTAGCTTTTGATTTCCCCACAAGTTTTGGCAGGCGTTGCGTACCCGCAAATCCAGGAACCAGTCCGAGCTGAAGCTCCGGAAGTCCAAGCTTGGCATTGTCCCCGACAAAACGGATGTGGCAGGCCATGGCCAGTTCAAGACCTCCGCCCAGTGCTGCTCCATGAATAGAAGCAATGATCGGCTTTGGATAGGCTTCCATTTTGTCAAAGACCCGCTGACCACGTTCAGCCATTTCCTGAAACGCTCCCCCGCTGTCAACTGTTGTAAACTCCTTAATATCAGCTCCGGCTGCAAAAAAGCGGCCTTCACCATGAACGACGATGACCTTCACTTCTTCATCGTGTTCAAGCTTATCAAGCACGTCATCCAGCTCCAGAAAGATCGGCTGAGAAAGTGCGTTGGCCGGTGGATGCTGGAGAGTGATGTACCCGATTTTATTTTCCTTGGATACTGCAAGATATTGATAGTCGCTCAAATCGATCCACTCCTTTCGATCTCAACTAACCTTATTCGACATTAAAACGCTTTCACCTTTGTTTATTAAGAAAACCTGCATAAAAAAATCAATCTTTTTTACGAGGTTTTCTACGAGTCTTACGCTTTCCGAAGTCCGGTCAGCAGCATTTGGTTAAGGGAATCCGCCAATGGTACAAGTTCATACTTGTGGTCTTTCATAACCCAGTTAGTCACAACTTCATCAATGGCTCCGAAAATAACCTGGCGCGCCATGCGACGATCGAGGTCAGGAGAGAAAAAGCCTTTTTCCATTCCTTCTGCCAGAATGGAATCGATCAATCCCAAGTACCCTTTAAGCACTTCGTTAATACGGGATCTGAGAGCAAGATTTGACTGCCTCAATTCCAGCTGAGTTACAATGGCCAGGTCGTAATCGGCCTCCAGTTGTTTCAGGTGCATCTCAATGAGAAGCTTCAGCTTCTGTTCAACAGATGTTTCACTGGCAAGACGCTCCTTACTCCTTATGACAAAGCTTCCCATCTTCTCTTCAAAAAGAGAAATCAGGATATCTTCTTTGTTTTTAAAATAAAGATAAATCGTTCCATCGGCGACCCCTGCTTCACGGGCGATTTTTGACACTTGTGAATGGTGATAACCGTTTTCTGCAATGACCTTTACTGCAGCGTCAATAATCTGTTCAAACTTCTGTCCTTTTTTCTTCGCCATTTCTTCACTTCCTCAGCCAATCCTCTAAAAATGAATGACCATTCATTCACTTTATGTTTATTCTAGATCAATCCCATCCGTGTGTCAAATGGAAAGTTCAGATTTTTCTTTATGCAAATAGAAACGCATTCCCCTATACTATTCCTAATCAGCCGGGGAATCAACTTTACTTTCAGGAATCTGGTTGCAGTTAAGATACTCGGGAGTAGAAAAACAAAA
This DNA window, taken from Alteribacter keqinensis, encodes the following:
- a CDS encoding succinate dehydrogenase cytochrome b558 subunit translates to MSQNREFFLRKLHSLLGVIPVGIFLLVHLGVNYFSVRGEESYNQAVAFMEGLPMRYAMEIFVIFLPILFHAIYGLYIAFQARHNTGTYSYFRNWMFRLQRTTGVITLIFVAWHVWETRIAAALGQEVNFDMMADIVANPVALIAYIIGITATTFHFANGLWSFAITWGITVSPRSQQISTYVTLGVFVLLTYVGIRSILAFV
- a CDS encoding TrkH family potassium uptake protein; amino-acid sequence: MKLGLSKLLTPFRIILTSYVVAMFVFSILLFLPISSQQGVSVSYSEALFTSVSAVSVTGLTVVNVSETYSGWGILFLALAIQLGGIGVMTIGTFVWMIFGRKIQLSQRMLIMVDHNQIAFSGLVKLMRGILGVAIAIEIIGTLILGTYYLNYFDTALEAYYQGAFGALSAFTNAGFDVTGQSLIPFVDDYFVQLVNILLIILGAIGFPVLMEMKEYLTSKDNNFRFSLFTKISVSTYFIVLVIGFLGLWILERNEFYDGLAWHQQFFFSLFNSTTARSGGLATMDISELGLASLLLLSGLMIIGASPSSVGGGIRTTTLAVMFLTIRSFAMGRRDVKAFGREIHPEDRQKAFIVLSVFVVGLFSSIVLLAHFEDMQEVQLMAIIFEVSSAFGTCGLSMGITSELSQASQNTLMILMFIGRVGLVAFLFSIRRQEQKTHFKYPTERIIIG
- a CDS encoding YslB family protein encodes the protein MASNETKEHIKQEEKEQSPLTTDPQFSYDLLRHALLPELLGKEEEAILYWAGKSIARKEPLSSFEEIQRFFYKAQWGVIKRIKEKKHEALFELSATSLTREHAPVSLECGFLAEQIQLQKGFITEAAYELKKKKPLVFEITVRWDHKDPERTDS
- a CDS encoding aspartate kinase codes for the protein MATLVQKFGGTSVGDAAKIKRAAEKVKRAKDEGHEVVTVVSAMGKSTDALVDLAYQLSEEPDKRELDMLMSTGEQVTISLMVMALKEMGIDAVSLTGWQAGIRTEDVHQNARITDIKTENLERHLKEGKVVIVAGFQGMTPEGEITTLGRGGSDTTAVALAAALKAESCSIFTDVTGVYTSDPRVVKKARQLQSISYDEMLELANLGAGVLHPRAVEFAKNYSIPLIVRSSMIDQEGTVVEEEASMEQNLVVRGLAFESAVTKVTVERMPNRVDTLSSLFTSLAESGINVDVIIQQVTEDQKVNVSFSIHTQALKETLEVLETIQSKLQYQKVRHVDQLSKVSIVGSGMISNPGVAADMFRVLAKEEVPVEMVSTSEIKVSTVIEEKYMVKAVESLHTFFELDERVEVRA
- the uvrC gene encoding excinuclease ABC subunit UvrC, translated to MESLKEKISLVPAQPGCYLMKNKHGTIIYVGKAKVLRNRVRSYFSGSHDMKTQRLVSEIRDFEYIVTSSNVEALVLEQNLIKKYEPRYNVLLKDDKHYPYLKVTNEEHPRLITTRKVKKDGAKYFGPYPNAFAANETKKLLDRIYPLRKCRTLPDRVCLYYHIGQCMAPCEFEVSQEKNKEIVSQVVRFLNGGHKEIKDELFKKMHEASEELNFERAKELRDQVQHIEAVMEKQKMALTDLVDRDVFGFAYDKGWMCIQVFFVRQGKLIERDVSMFPMYQDPEDDFYTFIGQFYDDDQHKKPKEIFLPEEADEALVSEFLDVKALKPKKGQKKELVKLAVKNASIALKEKFDLIDRDEKKTIVAVEELGKALHIDTPHRIEAFDNSNIQGVDPVSAMVSFLDGKPDKKSYRKYKIRSVEGPDDYDSMREVVRRRYFRLLKDEQPLPDLIVIDGGKGQISAAQGVLEDELGLAIPVCGLVKDEKHRTSQLMIGDPPRVVPLKKTSQEFYLLQRIQDEVHRFAISFHRNVRKKTMFTSILDDIEGIGEKRKKALLKHFGSVKRLKEASVDEIRGAGVPAAVAEKLKEKLEAEKEK
- the trxA gene encoding thioredoxin — its product is MAIKNVTDSNFGQETSQGLVLADFWAPWCGPCKMIAPVLEELDAEMSDKAQIVKLDVDENQETASKYGVMSIPTLLVFKDGEVVDQVVGFQPKEALVELLNKHA
- a CDS encoding bacteriorhodopsin gives rise to the protein MSLQNHPGINYENLFNYSTMQHDIVAHVLTLGFVAHAAGLVYFAFAQKDIHPRLRTATIMSCFIMAAAALNLFRQFSSWNDAFTWQGSAYVMEQTFSNGFRYFNWFITLPLLLTQPMFVFGIKGKSFMRNTLIFVTASAVMVLTGYIGQMYEVTNPFLYWLWFILGSIAYVPLLVVLYRVYFVDRQKVPAHIEKLVKGLFYFQVAAWTIYLFAYLMPALSFTPNGVVTRHLLYTIADISSKFIYGVWLSYIALKISAEKGYQPAVEKLTALD
- a CDS encoding electron transfer flavoprotein subunit alpha/FixB family protein; this translates as MTKKVLAVGEIRDGEFRNVSFEAVAAAKEISAGGEVVGVLLGENVSSLGNELIAYGADRVVVVDSDKLAGYTPDGYSQALQAVIDQESPEGIVLGHTAIGRDLAPKLAARLNSGLVSDATGVETAGEEFIFTRPIYSGKAFEKKVVAEGIVFATVRPNNIPALEKDESRSGDVASLDVDIKDLRTIIKDVVKNTASGVDLSEASVIVAGGRGMKGSENFTLLDELANVLGAAVGASRGACDAEYCDYALQIGQTGKVVTPDLYIAVGISGAIQHVAGMSNSKVIVAINKDPEAEIFNIADYGIVGDLFDVVPKLTEEFKNVLVKS
- a CDS encoding electron transfer flavoprotein subunit beta/FixA family protein, whose amino-acid sequence is MNIYVILKRTFDTEEKIQISNGEIVEDGAEFIINPYDEYAIEEAIQLRDEHGGEVTLVTVGEEEAEKQLRTGLAMGADKAVLIDNEEVENQDPYTTQALLAAYFEDKDVDIILGGNIAVDGGSGQVGPRLAEKLGIVHVTSIVKIDIADGKATIERDVEGDQEIVEVSLPVLVTAQQGLNEPRYPSLPGIMKAKKKPLETLEADDFDLDEDDVAGKTKTVDRYLPPEKQAGKVLEGEVDDQVKELVSLLKNEAKVI